One genomic region from Microcystis panniformis FACHB-1757 encodes:
- the rpsH gene encoding 30S ribosomal protein S8 — MSANDTISDMLTRIRNACAVRQTTTQIPTTRMTRSIAQVLKNEGFIADFEEVGEGIKSQLVLSLKYKGKNRQPIITTLTRVSKPGLRVYSNSKDLPRVLGGIGIAIVSTSRGIMTDREARKQNVGGEVLCYIW; from the coding sequence ATGTCTGCTAACGATACCATCTCGGATATGCTGACCCGCATCCGTAACGCTTGCGCGGTTCGGCAGACCACTACTCAAATTCCCACCACGCGGATGACGCGCAGTATTGCTCAAGTTCTCAAGAACGAAGGCTTTATTGCTGACTTTGAGGAAGTGGGTGAGGGGATTAAATCTCAATTAGTTCTTTCCCTCAAATATAAAGGCAAAAACCGTCAACCGATCATTACTACCCTCACCAGAGTCAGTAAACCGGGACTGCGAGTTTATTCCAACAGTAAAGACTTACCGCGCGTCCTCGGTGGCATTGGCATCGCCATTGTTTCCACCTCTAGAGGCATTATGACCGATCGCGAAGCCCGTAAACAAAACGTTGGCGGCGAAGTCCTTTGCTACATCTGGTAA
- the rplF gene encoding 50S ribosomal protein L6, translating to MSRIGKRPIPIPNKVTVDIDGATVTVKGPKGTLQRTLPTAVTINKDGETLLVTRQDDSRTARERHGLCRTLVANMVEGVATGFQKRLDIQGVGYRAQAQGSKLVLNVGYSKPVEMEMPDGVSVAVENNTQVIVSGIDKEAVGNIAAKIREVRPPEPYKGKGIRYLGEVVRRKVGKAGGKGGKGGKK from the coding sequence ATGTCTCGTATTGGCAAACGCCCGATTCCTATTCCCAATAAAGTCACCGTCGATATCGATGGTGCTACCGTGACGGTGAAAGGACCCAAAGGAACTCTCCAGAGAACCCTACCCACCGCCGTCACCATCAATAAAGATGGCGAAACCCTGCTCGTTACCCGTCAAGACGATTCGCGTACCGCCAGAGAACGCCACGGACTCTGTAGAACTCTAGTAGCCAACATGGTGGAAGGAGTCGCTACCGGCTTTCAAAAACGCCTCGATATCCAAGGGGTAGGCTACCGCGCCCAGGCGCAGGGTAGTAAATTAGTTCTCAACGTCGGTTACAGTAAACCCGTGGAAATGGAGATGCCCGATGGTGTTTCCGTCGCCGTAGAAAATAATACCCAAGTTATCGTCAGTGGCATCGACAAAGAAGCGGTCGGTAACATTGCCGCTAAAATCCGCGAAGTTCGTCCCCCCGAACCTTATAAAGGAAAAGGGATTCGCTATCTTGGTGAAGTCGTCCGTCGCAAAGTTGGTAAAGCTGGCGGTAAAGGCGGTAAAGGAGGTAAAAAATAA
- the rplR gene encoding 50S ribosomal protein L18 has protein sequence MKLSRKESVRRRHQRVRRKINGTAERPRLSVFRSNNHIYAQIIDDVAQHTLAAASTLEATLRGELESTATQEASAAVGKLVAQRALERGIEQVVFDRGGNLYHGRVKALAEAARSAGLNF, from the coding sequence ATGAAACTTAGTCGCAAAGAATCAGTCCGTCGTCGTCACCAGCGTGTGCGTCGCAAAATTAATGGCACTGCTGAACGGCCGCGTTTATCCGTATTTCGTTCTAATAACCACATCTACGCCCAAATTATCGACGACGTAGCCCAACATACCCTCGCGGCCGCTTCTACCCTAGAGGCCACCTTGCGCGGGGAATTAGAGTCCACCGCTACCCAAGAAGCCTCGGCTGCCGTGGGTAAACTGGTGGCCCAACGGGCCCTAGAAAGAGGCATTGAACAAGTGGTTTTTGATCGCGGTGGCAATCTCTATCACGGTCGCGTCAAAGCCTTAGCAGAAGCCGCTCGGTCAGCCGGCTTAAACTTCTAA
- the rpsE gene encoding 30S ribosomal protein S5, translating into MAKRRKGNREKEKETTWQERVIQIRRVSKVVKGGKKLSFRAIVVVGNENGQVGVGVGKAGDVIGAVRKGVADGKKQLIEVSLTKASSITHLTRGASGGAQVLMRPAAPGTGVIAGGAVRTVLELAGVKNILAKQLGSDNPLNNARAAVNALETLRTFSEVAKDRGVSIEHLYT; encoded by the coding sequence ATGGCAAAACGTCGCAAAGGCAACCGCGAAAAAGAAAAAGAAACCACTTGGCAAGAGCGGGTCATCCAGATCCGCCGGGTTAGTAAAGTGGTTAAGGGTGGTAAAAAACTCAGTTTCCGGGCCATCGTCGTGGTCGGTAATGAAAACGGCCAGGTGGGAGTGGGAGTTGGCAAAGCAGGGGATGTTATCGGGGCCGTCCGTAAAGGCGTGGCCGATGGCAAAAAACAACTAATTGAAGTCTCCTTAACTAAGGCTAGTTCTATCACTCACCTCACCCGGGGTGCTTCCGGTGGCGCTCAGGTGCTTATGCGTCCAGCTGCTCCGGGGACTGGGGTTATTGCTGGGGGTGCTGTCCGTACCGTTTTAGAATTAGCTGGGGTGAAAAATATCCTCGCTAAACAACTCGGTAGCGATAACCCCCTCAATAACGCTAGAGCCGCCGTCAACGCCCTGGAAACTCTCCGCACTTTCTCCGAAGTTGCTAAGGATCGAGGCGTATCTATAGAACATTTGTACACATAG
- the rplO gene encoding 50S ribosomal protein L15, whose product MKLHEIAPQPGSTKRRRRVGRGVSAGQGASCGLGMRGQKSRSGTGTRPGFEGGQMPLYRRVPKLKHFPLVNPRQYTIVNLKKLASLPANTEVTLESLLKANILTSNDGPLKVLGDGEITVPLKVKAAAFSNSAKEKITAAQGTWEKI is encoded by the coding sequence ATGAAACTCCACGAAATCGCCCCCCAACCGGGGTCAACTAAACGCCGTCGTCGTGTGGGACGGGGTGTCTCGGCCGGCCAGGGCGCTAGTTGCGGTCTGGGAATGCGCGGACAAAAATCTCGCTCTGGGACAGGGACTCGCCCCGGTTTTGAGGGGGGACAAATGCCCCTCTATCGTCGGGTGCCGAAATTAAAGCATTTTCCTTTGGTTAACCCCCGTCAATACACGATCGTTAATCTGAAAAAATTAGCTTCTTTACCCGCTAATACGGAAGTTACCTTGGAAAGTCTCCTAAAAGCTAACATTCTCACCAGCAACGACGGCCCTTTAAAAGTTCTGGGTGATGGTGAAATTACCGTTCCCCTCAAGGTGAAGGCCGCCGCTTTTAGCAATAGTGCTAAAGAGAAAATTACCGCCGCTCAAGGTACTTGGGAAAAGATATAA